In the Salvia miltiorrhiza cultivar Shanhuang (shh) chromosome 8, IMPLAD_Smil_shh, whole genome shotgun sequence genome, ATTATAGTACCAATCTCCTTCTTTGATCTTTGTTCTCTCACTATTTCTGAACCATATAGATTTCTTCAACTTGTTGCAATACTCAGTAAATTCTTCTCTTAAAAAACTTGCTATTCGAGTCCAGTTTCAGTCTTGCAGCGGTTTGTTTTCAATTTGTTAATTTTCTGGTCTTTTCCTTCAAGTGCAGTAGATTTATctgatttattttaaattttcaaatgcATTAGTTAATTGATCCAATTTGAGCTTGAAATGCTGTATATGTAAATGGTCTGTCTGTTGGCAAGTTTTGATTCCATACATGCATGATCAAGGAAACTGTTGATTATCGAGCAAGACTAATACGGGTTTCTGTTGCAGAATTTGTAACTAATGCTTCCCATTTGATTTTTGTAGGCTTGGTTCAGAGAACTTCCAAGTGGGCTACTGGACTCTCTTTCACCGGAGCATGTGATGCAGTGCCAGTCAGAAGACGACTGTGATGCGCTCATAAGGCTTCTACCACCGACAGAAGCTGCTCTGTTGGATTGGGCAATCAACCTAATGGCAGATGTAGTCCAGCAGGAACTTTTTAATAAGATGAATGCGCACAACATCGCTATGGTATTTGCTCCTAACATGACACAGGTAACTCTGCATTTGGTTTCTCACATACACCGCATTTTTCTACCTTGCCGATGCCTACCTTGAAAGAGACGCAATTCGGTGAATTCGGTTACAGAGTGCATCCGCCCTAATGAAATCCTAAATATGATGAAGAAAACTTAAATAGAGTTTAATAAACCTAATTGGGGATTCATAAGCCCTAATTAGAGATTGGTGACCCCCTATTTGGGGTGGATGCACCGGTTGAAATTTGGAGACGAAAAGGATTTGATTTCAAGAAAGTAAACTGCTGGCAGTCTGTTATATATGGCACGATAAGAGTGCCTTTGCATTTCTGCACAAGATCTTTCTGTATCGCTTTCTAACACAGTTGGGGTTTGGTTACAGATGTCTGATCCATTAACGGCGTTGATGTATGCTGTACAAGTCATCAAATTCCTAAAGACTCTTATAGAGAAGACTCTACGAGAGAGGGAAGATTCGGTCATAGAGCCATCTTCTGTTCCCCATACGGAGTCTTCTGATGACAACGGGAACCAGAGCTCTTCAACGCTGTATCACGACAGTCGGGCTGAATCAAATGGAGAAACAGTACACGATTTTGTGGCGGAGGATCCTGGTTCAGACACTGACTGGGAGACGAGCCAAGTGGAGAACGTCAGTGATGAGGACTATCACAGCTATTCGACTTGCACAGAAGAATCCGAAGAAAGTGTCTCTTGTGGGGGCCATGGAGCAAGAACGCGTGTTCAGAATCGGGCTGGGGAGAGCACGAGGAGGCGAGCAGGCGAGTCGAGTAAATCGCAGTCTGCAAAGATGGATAGCAAGAGCAAAGGAAGCAGCAACTTGAGCCGTATTAACTCTATGGCTGAATGGTTTGAAGGTTGGCGCTAGACCAATACTCTTTATCTCATCTTATGTCTAAATTGTGTATGATTTTAACTAGTTACTATTTAGTGCTTGTTAATTATTATGTGCTCGTGTTAGGAGGGAAATGTGGGGAAAATTACAGTTTGGTATTTGAATTATTGACCTTTTAatggaaatgaaaaaaaaatgaaatatacttaattataattaaatattcgaattatcaaaaattaattaaatttcataGGATTCCAAGTTTTGATAACATAACGAATATGTGTCTGTTGATTCggatttattacaaatatatttaGAATGAGGCTAGCACTAAAATAATGTTGTTTTCTAAAAATTAAAACGAACTAcaataataaatgaataaattgatGTTTCTTTTTCAATTAATAGGTCGAGAGTTCGAGCCATCAaggtgaaaaataaaaaatgttattgatcctttaaaaaaaatcggttGTTGTTTTACTCAGCGAATCATCCATAGTAGAATTTAATTATCTATGTACAAATATACAATATCAAACACTCTCCTTCAGTATCACCTTCTCcactttctaaatttaatttgtattataactattttttggcaaaataaatttatctaaagtttgtaaaatatatatatatatatatatattttctttcaaTTAATATAATCAAACATATAATCTCGTGGACAGTCAAATACATTCATCTTCTTAATGCAACttacattaaattaaaaaagataACAACATAGGATGGATGATGGTTCATGCAAATTTCATAAAATTTGTTTCCAATTCTCTATCCATATAATTCTACATATGTTCGGAACAAGTCAAATATAGTACAACAAAATAGAAGAAGAATTCATACCATTTGTGATTAACAAATTATAATCAAGaatcaataaattttaatttaggaTTGATGAacttcaattaaattaaatgtagCACATATCCGAATGTACATTAACATTGGGTATCTAAATTAGGTGGTGGGGGTATGTATTAGTTggataaaatatagtaagatAAAAATTATAATGAGTCATTAGAGTCAAAAGTGAAGTAGGTTACAAAATCATCCTAATTTGATGTTGGATAAGATAAAGGAGTGTTAGAATTTGCAACAACCAAAATATAAAAGCTCATTATTCTATAATTGAGAGGCAGCCCGGAATCCCAGCACCCTTCATACAATATTTGACTTCATCAACCAAAATtttaaactctctctctctctctctcttcttcacaACAACACACAAACCACATAATGCTCACCAGAAATTAGTATTCTCTTCATATTTACCCTTTTCCCATTTCTCATTATCTTTAATGGGGTGGGGAAAAGTTCCAGAGGGAAACACATTATTGACAAATCAAGATTAAAACCagaaattaaacattacaaagaaaagaaaaaatcaatCATGGCAACCTACGGTGGGCTGCAGCACCTGTTTGAGATGCCATTGCCTGAAAATCCAAGATTTCATGATTCATGGAAACACGGCGGTGACGACGACGACGACCACCACCATTCTTTTACAGAGATATTTGCTCAACTCTATCTCAAGGAGCATCTCGATCGAGATCCCTTGCCGGAGTTGACGTCGTCGTCCTCCTCCCTCTTCACGCTCTCTCCCACGTCCTCCCTCTCGTCGGAGCTCTCCCACGAGGTGCACCCCACGGAGAGCTCGGACGAGGAGGAGAGCCACGCGAGGAGCCAGTGGAGGAGGTCGAGGGGAAGCTACGGGGGGTTCCCGCCCCCGATCTCTTGCATGGGGAAGAGCTGCCTGCAGCCGATACGGCGGAACGGGAGGTTGATTCTGACGGAGATGAGGATCTCGACGCAGGAGTTCCTGCACGCATGCCGCGAGAACGGCCGCCTCAAGGTGCACGTCGTCCACTCCGACGAGGAGGACGAGGACGACGGGAAGCTCGAGCTGCATGCGTGCCGCCAGAATGGGCGTCTCGAGCTCAGCATTAATGTTCAGTCGGAGGACGTGGACGTGGACGGGGACGAGGCATGATCAATGGAGAAGGGGGAGAGGAGGATgcaaaaaagagaagaaaattaatgtaaaaaaaaaaaacaaaaatgcaGCAGCTGCAAATAACACATAGGTAGGCAGCTTAAGTCTTGTTTGCATCAATGGCAGAAATTTTCAGCGCTTTTGCTCCTGTTTAGGTTTCATCATCGGATCATGCAAATAAGACGctgtagatttttttttttttttttttgaggaaattaGGCCTTCTGTGAATTGTGTTTATAATTTTTccttaatttcataaatttctGTATAATTGAACATTGTAACTAATTTCTCTCTTGTTAGTTGTTCCCTTCTCTGTTTTGGCATAACGGTAAAATACACCACTAAGTCACTAATAGACTAAAATATgtcattttataaatttatgatGATGAATAATGTATTAGTTTAAATTTGGGCTTATACTCTCACTAAGTCAAATTATAAGGCTAAAACGTGCAATAATCCGCCAATCACAATTCATAAGGAAAAAAGAGAATAATTTCATCAAACTAAGTCTGCTGACTAAATAATTGAAAAAGGTCACATTGTTAAAACAACATCGTTTCGCGATTCGCAGTAAGGAGGGGctaaaaacaaagaaatcaTAAATCTTTGTATAGAGCAAGGCCAAAGTTTCTATTGAATCAAAGGGAAATGTTACTGCCATCTAAGGTTAGAAGAACCTCGTATAAATCCGGGCGTCGATCGCGAAATATCCCCCAACTATGCCTCTTGGATTTGATCTTGTCCAGATCGAATTCTGCAACAAGAACTGCTTCATCTTTATCATCAGCATTAGCAATCAGTTCTCCGGTGGGACCTATTCGACacaatacatgttcagaatccTCCTGGTAAATAGTAAAAGAATTTCCATAGAATGTGATCAATTGGCAAAAGATTTACCTGCTATAAACGAATTCCCATAGAATGTGATGTCACTCTTGCCATGTTCAGTCTCTATGGTTTCTTTACCGATGCGGTTTGATGCTACTAAAGGTACCTGTATGTATAAAAGGCACATGAGATTATCTGTCAATGCAAAATATACCAATATGAAATCGTGATTGGATAAATACATTTCGAATTGAAATGAATGCTTTAGAAATGAAATAAGGCTGCTGAAACAAGTCTAGTTTTTTCCTTTGTCTATCGATACCTACACACTAGCTTTGCTGAGATATGAGTACAACGTGATTCCCCCAGACAATAACTGAATTTAGAGTAACATATGGTTACTAGCATTACTGGAAATGGAAATGCATTGACAATTTTCACTTCAAAAAATATGCTACAAATTTAAGTTAACCATTTAAAGGAGATAAACCGTTGCAAAAATACTTCGCAAATGAGCATTAACAGGAAAAGAAGTTCAGGCCAAAGGAGGCGAACCTATATCCAAAGCCCAAGGAAAATAGAGAACAACATGTGTCCTACATACCCAACCAATAACAAAATGGAGAATCTCATGGGAGCAaaagtaattataaatataatgcTCAGAGAAAGCAGTGGGGTCATAAACTAAGCAATAGAATGCGATACATGGTTAATTGAGCAATTGTGCTTGCATTATGGTATTAAGCATACTGAATATCTTATGCCAGCACAGaagaataatttataagatGCTCAAAAACTTTTGATCTATAAATGGTGCTTCTCTAAGAAACTCACCAAATTAGCTCCAGCATGGCCTTGCATCACCCGTTTCCAATGGTCTCGCGAATCTAGGCCTTCATCTTGAGGTTCAGAGCCAATGGCAGTGGGATAGAACAATATTTCTGCACCTTGAAGTACCATGGCCCGAGCTGCCTCCGGAAACCACTGATCCCAGCAAATACCTTACAGGTAACAAGGAGTAACCATCAGCTCCCACTGAAAGGTTTCAAGTTATTTCACCCTTCTATCACTAATATTTACCAGTATGCATTAGCTAGACAAGAGAAAATTAGAACCTCGGAAGCCTCTATGTTTTTCTTGTGGTAATTTCAAATACATTAAAATTTACTCTAGTCTTGAAACCAAATCAAACATGAAGGATTGTAAGCTAGATGTAATGACATCTTACCAACTCCAATCTTGGCGAATTTAGTTTGGAACACCTGTTGACATTTACATCACCAAGGTTTGAAACAATCAGCAATAGCACTACAAGTATAAGTTCGATAAAAGAAGAGAATCAGAAGGGTCATTCAATTCAATGGTCCTGACCTTAAAACCAGTGTCACCTGGATTGAAGTAAAACTTCTCTTGGTAACCTGGGGAAAACATAATCAACCATAAATAAACCCGTGTGCTGGCAATACAATCTGAGATGCATCAATCAAACCTCAACAAACCTGGCCCATCTGGGATGTGGGATTTCCTGTATAGCCCAAGATCTGTCCCATCAGCATCAATCACAACTACTGAATTATAATGTGCATTGTTTGCCTCCTCGAAAAAGCTAACTGGTATGACTACTCCCAATTCTTTTGCCAGTTTCTGCATCCTGATTTGCACCAGACATAGAGACGCACACTGCTCTGATTTTAAGTTGATATCCAAAAGTATCGAGGTCACTTAGTAAAATATCTTTAT is a window encoding:
- the LOC131000210 gene encoding rho GTPase-activating protein 5-like, which gives rise to MTEVLQSPSSSSSTSISTPTPNHALFQPYGGDEVGARMRGGDREEEEEVKDNERRDQLSFLALLVALFRKSFWVTCKTGRDGFSTAAAPGGMEIGWPTDVQHVNHVTFDRFDGFLGLPVEFEPEVPRRAPSASATVFGVSTESMQLSYDHRGNSIPTILLLMQRHLYSQGGLQAEGVFRITAGNSQEEFVRDQLNRGVVPEGTDVHCLAGLIKAWFRELPSGLLDSLSPEHVMQCQSEDDCDALIRLLPPTEAALLDWAINLMADVVQQELFNKMNAHNIAMVFAPNMTQMSDPLTALMYAVQVIKFLKTLIEKTLREREDSVIEPSSVPHTESSDDNGNQSSSTLYHDSRAESNGETVHDFVAEDPGSDTDWETSQVENVSDEDYHSYSTCTEESEESVSCGGHGARTRVQNRAGESTRRRAGESSKSQSAKMDSKSKGSSNLSRINSMAEWFEGWR
- the LOC131000211 gene encoding N-carbamoylputrescine amidase isoform X1 — encoded protein: MAKSRLVTVSALQFACTDDVPTNVETAERLVRQAHKKGANIILIQELFEGYYFCQAQKEVFFHRAKPRTEHPTILRMQKLAKELGVVIPVSFFEEANNAHYNSVVVIDADGTDLGLYRKSHIPDGPGYQEKFYFNPGDTGFKVFQTKFAKIGVGICWDQWFPEAARAMVLQGAEILFYPTAIGSEPQDEGLDSRDHWKRVMQGHAGANLVPLVASNRIGKETIETEHGKSDITFYGNSFIAGPTGELIANADDKDEAVLVAEFDLDKIKSKRHSWGIFRDRRPDLYEVLLTLDGSNISL
- the LOC131000212 gene encoding uncharacterized protein LOC131000212 → MATYGGLQHLFEMPLPENPRFHDSWKHGGDDDDDHHHSFTEIFAQLYLKEHLDRDPLPELTSSSSSLFTLSPTSSLSSELSHEVHPTESSDEEESHARSQWRRSRGSYGGFPPPISCMGKSCLQPIRRNGRLILTEMRISTQEFLHACRENGRLKVHVVHSDEEDEDDGKLELHACRQNGRLELSINVQSEDVDVDGDEA
- the LOC131000211 gene encoding N-carbamoylputrescine amidase isoform X2, with protein sequence MQKLAKELGVVIPVSFFEEANNAHYNSVVVIDADGTDLGLYRKSHIPDGPGYQEKFYFNPGDTGFKVFQTKFAKIGVGICWDQWFPEAARAMVLQGAEILFYPTAIGSEPQDEGLDSRDHWKRVMQGHAGANLVPLVASNRIGKETIETEHGKSDITFYGNSFIAGPTGELIANADDKDEAVLVAEFDLDKIKSKRHSWGIFRDRRPDLYEVLLTLDGSNISL